One genomic region from Apium graveolens cultivar Ventura unplaced genomic scaffold, ASM990537v1 ctg8606, whole genome shotgun sequence encodes:
- the LOC141705155 gene encoding uncharacterized protein LOC141705155 — translation MAFDRSWIGRNRFNEAKYITEEYKAGVDRFIKFAIEHGEEEDNVLIRCPCQDCRNRYFKLPNTVKIDLYRHGIMQWYTIWDCHGEKDISQVEVGTSSRYRDDDMYDAHDDNDFEDCENSEEPNETAKSFYRMVNIAFEPIYPNNVNFTTLEFSMKLLEWKNKHNCSNNGFDDLLHLIGLVLPSDHKLPQKYYTMRKMIKGLHMQYEKIDACENDCMLFYKEHGDKTKCDICNGDRYQKQKDPKKQKIPRKILRYFPITMRLQRLFMAETTAKCMRWHHDRIAIGGELSHPSDGDEWKQFDRRFQKFSKEIRNVRLGLSTDGFDPFRDKHAKEYTVWPVVVVVYNLPPSMCTKAPYMFMPLLIPGPTDPTKDLHVYLRPLIDELKVLWNTGVETYDMFSRTNFIMKAVLLWTISDFPGLSMLSGWSTKGKLSCPVCMGEVQGKQLKYGGKISFYGTAQYFLDADDPLRRSTKFGSVERRSVCARHSGGVQR, via the coding sequence ATGGCATTCGATCGTAGTTGGATTGGTCGTAATCGATTTAATGAGGCAAAATATATAACGGAAGAATATAAGGCTGGAGTGGATCGTTTCATTAAATTTGCTATAGAACATGGTGAAGAAGAAGATAATGTTCTTATAAGATGTCCGTGCCAAGATTGTCGAAATAGGTATTTTAAGTTGCCTAATACCGTGAAAATTGATTTGTATCGACATGGTATCATGCAATGGTATACTATATGGGATTGTCACGGGGAGAAAGATATATCACAAGTCGAGGTTGGAACGAGTTCTAGATACAGAGACGACGACATGTATGATGCACATGATGATAACGATTTTGAGGATTGCGAGAATTCTGAAGAACCAAACGAAACAGCAAAATCATTTTACAGGATGGTGAATATTGCTTttgaaccaatttatccaaacAATGTCAATTTTACAACATTGGAGTTCTCAATGAAGTTACTTGAGTGGAAAAATAAGCATAATTGTAGTAATAATGGCTTTGATGATTTGCTTCATCTTATTGGATTAGTATTGCCTAGTGATCATAAATTGCCCCAAAAGTACTACACCATGCGAAAGATGATTAAAGGATTGCATATGCAATATGAGAAGATTGATGCTTGCGAGAATGATTGCATGTTATTTTACAAGGAACATGGTGACAAGACAAAGTGTGATATATGCAATGGAGACAGATACCAGAAGCAGAAAGATCCTAAAAAACAGAAGATTCCACGAAAAATCTTGCGTTACTTTCCTATTACCATGAGATTGCAGCGTCTATTCATGGCCGAGACTACTGCAAAATGTATGAGATGGCACCATGATAGAATTGCAATTGGAGGTGAATTAAGTCACCCATCGGATGGAGATGAATGGAAACAATTTGATCGGAgatttcaaaaattttcaaaagaGATTCGAAATGTAAGACTCGGGCTCTCTACAGATGGATTTGACCCTTTTCGCGACAAGCACGCGAAGGAGTATACGGTATGGCCCGTGGTAGTTGTTGTGTACAACCTTCCTCCCTCTATGTGTACAAAGGCTCCATATATGTTCATGCCTCTTCTTATTCCTGGGCCGACAGATCCAACCAAAGACTTGCATGTTTATCTTAGGCCATTGATTGATGAATTGAAAGTGCTGTGGAATACTGGAGTTGAAACATATGACATGTTCTCACGTACAAATTTTATCATGAAGGCGGTACTTTTGTGGACTATTAGTGACTTCCCTGGACTTTCCATGCTTAGCGGATGGTCCACCAAAGGTAAGTTATCGTGTCCAGTTTGTATGGGAGAAGTACAAGGTAAACAACTCAAATATGGTGGGAAAATAAGTTTTTATGGCACTGCTCAATATTTTTTAGATGCAGATGATCCTCTAAGAAGGAGTACTAAATTTGGAAGTGTAGAGAGGCGATCAGTTTGTGCTCGACATTCAGGGGGCGTGCAAAGGTGA